In Mycolicibacterium mucogenicum DSM 44124, the following are encoded in one genomic region:
- a CDS encoding NAD-dependent epimerase/dehydratase family protein: MHIAVTGGTGYVGAHTVRALLAAGHTVRLLVVPGGSDDAALDALGSVGPLEVLTGDIRDPATVSELLTGCDAALHAAGVVGTDSRRTQLMWDINAYATEALLTRACELGLDPVVSVSSYSSLFPPTDGVIGPDTPPAPGRSDYARTKAYADNAARRLQAAGAPVVVTYPSSVVGPAFHTAVGVTQRGWDPIVRYRVAPRLRGGMQMIDVGDVARVHTALMRPGRGPKRYVCGGVMLTFDQMVDALQSALGRSIRRIPLSPGLFRGVGRVSDFAGRWLPLAEGLSYEAALLLTAAVPTDDSLTLADLSLTWRDPRESIVESFA, encoded by the coding sequence ATGCACATCGCGGTGACGGGCGGCACCGGCTACGTCGGTGCCCATACCGTCCGCGCCCTGCTGGCGGCCGGGCATACCGTCCGGCTGCTGGTGGTTCCCGGCGGCAGTGACGACGCGGCGCTCGACGCGCTGGGCAGTGTGGGTCCGCTCGAGGTCCTGACCGGCGACATCCGTGATCCCGCAACGGTTTCCGAGCTGCTGACCGGATGCGACGCCGCGCTGCACGCGGCCGGTGTCGTCGGTACCGACAGCCGGCGTACACAGCTGATGTGGGACATCAACGCCTACGCCACCGAGGCCCTGTTGACCCGGGCTTGTGAGCTCGGGCTGGACCCCGTGGTCTCGGTGTCGTCCTACAGCTCACTGTTCCCGCCGACCGACGGTGTCATCGGCCCCGACACTCCCCCGGCACCGGGCCGCAGCGATTACGCCCGCACCAAGGCCTACGCCGACAACGCGGCGCGGCGGCTGCAGGCCGCGGGCGCGCCCGTCGTCGTGACGTACCCGTCGTCGGTCGTCGGCCCGGCATTCCACACGGCAGTCGGTGTGACACAACGTGGTTGGGACCCGATCGTGCGGTACCGCGTCGCGCCGCGGCTGCGCGGCGGCATGCAGATGATCGATGTCGGCGACGTGGCGCGGGTGCACACGGCGCTGATGCGGCCGGGCCGCGGCCCGAAGCGCTATGTCTGCGGCGGGGTGATGCTGACGTTCGATCAGATGGTCGACGCGCTGCAGTCGGCGCTGGGCCGCTCCATTCGGCGGATTCCACTGTCGCCCGGCCTGTTTCGCGGCGTCGGCCGGGTATCGGACTTCGCCGGGCGCTGGCTGCCGCTGGCGGAGGGGCTGAGCTACGAAGCCGCCCTGCTGCTGACGGCCGCCGTCCCCACCGACGACAGCCTGACCCTGGCCGACCTGAGCCTGACCTGGCGCGACCCCCGAGAGTCGATCGTCGAATCTTTTGCGTGA
- a CDS encoding sensor histidine kinase: MPTTDTSLVRGLLLQFALRVLLAVFVGFGLLLEPPNANLPLHWGIFACYLAMVAAWGWWGRRSADQSDRRTQRVVALLMLCADLTVVAVISVDSGLSSPETWTSDVLQHGLFLIPLIAAAQLDPMVSAMIAIPTVATFFVVNWIDREANGDEPWGSILLRTAIVFGLAAGSVALSWVQQSKTRTIAGLAQERTRLLEEVISLEKRERQSLSERLHDGALQYVLVARHDMEDVRDGSVEGMDRVDFALAESSRLLRDVVRELHPEVLARSGLKAAITALADGIAARTSIAVHLDADGWPDSLRTAADHLLYSAAREFSTNAIKHAHADNLRFTLAHNGSRAELRIADDGVGIPPDRLAQSVEDGHIGFASICTKVLATGGEFTVTGSPGTVISMAVPAASTVDS; the protein is encoded by the coding sequence ATGCCAACCACCGACACCTCGCTGGTGCGTGGCCTGCTGCTGCAGTTCGCGCTACGGGTGCTGTTGGCGGTGTTCGTCGGGTTCGGCCTGCTGCTGGAGCCCCCGAACGCGAACCTGCCGCTGCATTGGGGCATCTTCGCGTGCTACCTCGCGATGGTCGCGGCATGGGGTTGGTGGGGACGACGCTCGGCCGACCAGTCCGACCGGCGCACCCAGCGCGTGGTGGCACTGCTCATGCTGTGCGCGGATCTGACTGTGGTGGCGGTCATTTCAGTGGACAGCGGGCTGAGTTCGCCGGAAACCTGGACGTCCGACGTCCTGCAGCACGGGCTGTTCCTGATCCCGCTGATCGCGGCGGCTCAGCTCGATCCCATGGTCAGCGCCATGATCGCCATTCCCACCGTCGCCACGTTCTTCGTCGTCAACTGGATCGACCGGGAAGCCAACGGTGACGAGCCCTGGGGCTCCATCCTGTTGCGGACCGCCATCGTGTTCGGTCTGGCCGCCGGTTCGGTCGCGCTGTCGTGGGTGCAGCAGTCCAAGACCAGGACCATCGCCGGACTGGCGCAGGAGCGGACCCGTCTGCTCGAAGAGGTGATCAGCCTCGAGAAGCGCGAACGCCAATCCCTATCGGAGCGCCTGCACGACGGCGCGCTGCAGTACGTCCTGGTGGCGCGGCACGACATGGAGGACGTCCGCGACGGGTCGGTCGAGGGGATGGACCGCGTCGACTTCGCACTCGCGGAATCCTCCCGGCTGCTGCGCGACGTGGTGCGCGAACTGCATCCCGAGGTGCTGGCCCGGTCCGGCCTCAAGGCCGCGATCACCGCACTGGCCGACGGCATTGCCGCACGGACCAGCATCGCGGTTCATCTGGACGCCGACGGCTGGCCCGACAGCCTGCGCACCGCCGCCGACCACCTGCTCTACAGCGCGGCCCGCGAGTTCTCGACCAACGCGATCAAACACGCGCACGCCGACAACCTGCGATTCACACTGGCGCACAACGGAAGCCGGGCCGAGCTACGCATCGCCGACGACGGCGTCGGCATCCCGCCGGACCGGCTCGCCCAGAGCGTCGAGGACGGTCACATCGGGTTCGCGTCGATCTGCACGAAAGTGCTTGCGACGGGCGGCGAATTCACGGTCACGGGCTCGCCGGGCACCGTCATCTCGATGGCGGTGCCGGCGGCGAGCACGGTCGACAGCTAG
- a CDS encoding cytochrome P450 gives MTSVITRPDVDLADGRFYADRAAAHEAYRWMRANEPVFRDRTGQAAVTTYQSVLDAERNAELFSNAGGIRPDQPGMPYMIDMDDPAHLVRRKLVNAGFTRKRVMDKVPSIGRLVDALIDNVCEKGEADFVRDLAAPLPMAVIGDMLGVVPEEREMLLDWSDELVSGLSSHLDETSIQKLMETFAAYTAFTMDVIKDRRANPTDDLFSVFINSEVEGQRLSDDEIVMETLLILIGGDETTRHTLSGGTEQLMRNRDQWDRLVGDPSLMPGAIEEMLRWTSPIKNMCRTLTADTVFYGTELKKDEKVMLMFESANFDGDQFANPDEFHIDRNPNSHLAFGFGTHFCMGNQLARLELRLMTERLLQRLPDLRLADGAEIPLRAANFVSGPEAMPVVFTPAPRVL, from the coding sequence GTGACCAGTGTTATCACCCGCCCCGACGTTGACCTGGCCGACGGCCGGTTCTATGCCGACCGGGCAGCCGCGCACGAGGCGTACCGCTGGATGCGGGCCAACGAGCCGGTGTTCCGGGACCGCACCGGACAGGCCGCGGTGACGACCTACCAGTCGGTGCTCGACGCCGAGCGCAACGCCGAGCTGTTCTCCAACGCCGGCGGCATCCGCCCCGACCAGCCGGGCATGCCGTACATGATCGACATGGACGATCCGGCACACCTGGTGCGGCGCAAGCTCGTCAACGCCGGCTTCACCCGCAAGCGCGTCATGGACAAGGTGCCGTCGATCGGGCGTCTGGTCGACGCGCTGATCGACAACGTCTGTGAGAAGGGCGAGGCCGACTTCGTCCGCGACCTGGCGGCCCCGCTGCCGATGGCCGTCATCGGCGACATGCTCGGTGTCGTGCCCGAAGAGCGCGAGATGTTGCTCGACTGGTCCGACGAGCTGGTGTCGGGGCTGTCGTCGCACCTGGACGAGACGTCGATCCAGAAGCTGATGGAAACCTTTGCGGCATATACCGCTTTCACCATGGACGTCATCAAGGACCGGCGGGCCAACCCGACCGACGACCTGTTCTCGGTGTTCATCAACTCCGAGGTCGAAGGCCAGCGGCTGAGCGATGACGAGATCGTCATGGAGACGCTGCTGATCCTGATCGGCGGCGACGAGACCACGCGGCACACGCTGTCCGGCGGCACCGAGCAGCTGATGCGCAACCGCGACCAATGGGACCGGCTCGTGGGCGACCCGTCGCTGATGCCCGGCGCGATCGAGGAGATGCTGCGCTGGACCTCGCCCATCAAGAACATGTGCCGCACCTTGACTGCGGACACCGTCTTCTACGGTACCGAGCTGAAGAAGGACGAGAAGGTCATGCTGATGTTCGAGTCGGCGAACTTCGACGGTGACCAGTTCGCGAACCCGGACGAGTTCCACATCGACCGGAACCCCAACAGCCACTTGGCTTTCGGCTTCGGCACCCACTTCTGCATGGGCAACCAGCTGGCCCGGCTGGAGCTGCGCCTGATGACCGAGCGGCTGCTGCAGCGCCTACCCGACCTGCGCTTGGCCGACGGCGCGGAGATCCCACTGCGCGCCGCCAACTTCGTCAGCGGCCCCGAGGCCATGCCGGTGGTGTTCACCCCGGCCCCGCGGGTGCTCTGA
- a CDS encoding acetoacetate decarboxylase family protein, translated as MPVRVRKATQHMAMFSVDADAAQRMIDYSGLQVCRYRRRRAVAVLMLMHYVDSDLGEYYEYGTNIMVNPPGSDASGLRALQSAGAFIHHLPVDQTFTLEAGRSIWGYPKVMADFVVRDEKNFGFDVTIDGRFAVGMDFRPGFPVPAPSKPQAPPTYSHLDGLTRETVGVMRPSGVRYRPGGVTVRLGDHPYAQELAALGLPKRAMLSGSADNVDMTFADAQEIK; from the coding sequence ATGCCCGTGCGCGTCCGCAAGGCGACGCAGCACATGGCGATGTTCTCGGTCGACGCCGATGCCGCCCAGCGCATGATCGACTACAGCGGCCTGCAGGTGTGCCGGTATCGCCGGCGCCGGGCGGTGGCCGTGCTGATGCTCATGCACTACGTCGACAGCGACCTCGGCGAGTACTACGAGTACGGCACCAACATCATGGTGAACCCGCCCGGCTCGGACGCCTCGGGCCTGCGCGCCCTGCAGTCCGCCGGTGCCTTCATCCATCACCTGCCCGTCGATCAGACCTTCACGCTGGAGGCCGGCCGATCGATCTGGGGATATCCGAAGGTCATGGCGGACTTTGTCGTTCGCGATGAGAAGAACTTCGGTTTCGACGTCACCATCGACGGCCGGTTCGCCGTCGGGATGGACTTTCGGCCCGGCTTCCCGGTGCCCGCGCCGTCGAAACCTCAGGCGCCCCCGACCTATTCGCACCTCGACGGTCTCACCCGGGAGACCGTCGGCGTGATGAGACCGTCCGGGGTGCGCTACCGGCCCGGCGGCGTGACGGTGCGCCTCGGTGACCACCCGTATGCCCAGGAATTGGCGGCCCTCGGATTGCCGAAACGCGCCATGCTCTCGGGTTCCGCTGACAACGTAGACATGACCTTCGCCGATGCTCAGGAGATCAAGTGA
- a CDS encoding LLM class F420-dependent oxidoreductase, with product MKLGLQLGYWGAKAPTDHATLVAAAEEAGFDTVFTAEAWGSDAYTPLAWWGRETTRMRLGTSVIQMSARTPTACAMAALTLDHLSGGRHILGLGVSGPQVVEGWYGQKFPKPLARTREYIDILRQVWAREAPVTSAGPHYPLPLSGEGTTGLGKPLKPITHPLRADIPVMLGAEGPKNVALAAEIADGWLPIFYSPRISGMYNEWLDEGFARAGARRTRETFEICATAQIIVTDDRPMVMEMMKPHLALYMGGMGSEDTNFHAEVYRRMGYSEVVDDVTKLFRSDRKDEAAKVIPDDLVDDSAIVGNLDYVKEQIKAWEASGVTMMVVGAKSVEQINQLAELV from the coding sequence ATGAAACTCGGTTTGCAGCTCGGATACTGGGGTGCCAAGGCGCCCACCGACCACGCGACGCTCGTCGCCGCCGCGGAGGAAGCCGGTTTCGACACCGTCTTCACCGCGGAGGCCTGGGGCTCGGATGCCTACACGCCGCTGGCCTGGTGGGGCCGGGAAACCACACGGATGCGCCTGGGCACCTCGGTCATCCAGATGTCGGCCCGCACGCCCACGGCGTGTGCCATGGCAGCGCTGACCCTCGACCATCTGTCGGGCGGCCGCCACATCCTGGGCCTCGGCGTCTCGGGGCCGCAGGTCGTCGAGGGCTGGTACGGCCAGAAGTTCCCGAAGCCGTTGGCGCGCACCCGCGAATACATCGACATCCTGCGCCAGGTGTGGGCCCGCGAGGCGCCGGTGACCAGCGCCGGCCCGCACTACCCGCTGCCGCTCTCGGGTGAGGGCACGACGGGGCTGGGTAAGCCGCTCAAGCCCATCACGCATCCGCTGCGCGCGGACATCCCGGTGATGCTGGGCGCCGAAGGCCCCAAGAACGTCGCGCTGGCCGCCGAGATCGCCGATGGGTGGCTGCCGATCTTCTACTCGCCGCGCATCTCCGGCATGTACAACGAATGGCTCGACGAGGGCTTCGCCCGCGCCGGTGCCCGTCGTACCCGTGAGACGTTCGAAATCTGTGCGACCGCGCAGATCATCGTCACCGACGACCGGCCGATGGTCATGGAGATGATGAAGCCGCACCTGGCGCTCTACATGGGCGGCATGGGCTCCGAGGACACCAACTTCCACGCCGAGGTGTACCGCCGCATGGGCTACTCCGAGGTCGTCGACGACGTCACGAAGCTGTTCCGCAGCGACCGCAAGGACGAGGCGGCCAAGGTCATTCCGGACGATTTGGTCGACGACTCCGCGATCGTCGGCAACCTCGACTACGTCAAGGAACAGATCAAGGCCTGGGAGGCCTCGGGCGTGACGATGATGGTCGTCGGGGCCAAGTCGGTCGAGCAGATCAACCAGCTGGCTGAATTGGTCTAG
- a CDS encoding Zn-ribbon domain-containing OB-fold protein: protein MSVSQSSPAQMAGHEPPLSAPLKLSFDYTRSVGPVLSQFFTALRGRRIVGTRGSDGRVHVPPAEYDPVTYEALTEVVPVSSVGTVVSWTWQPEPLEGQPLQRPFAWALIKLDGADTPLLHAVDLGEGAAAASLESGDRVRAHWVDEPVGAITDIAYFVPGEDAVEPLPADDRDPVTMLVSPSSIEIQHTASLPESTFLRGLQEGKLLGGRTKVGRDGKPGPVLFPPKEADPATGMVLDEFVELPDRGTVTTFAIINIPFPGQRIKPPYVAAYVLLDGADIPFLHLVTEIDAADVRMGMRVEAVWKPREEWGLGIDNISHFKPSGEPDADYDSYKHHL from the coding sequence GTGAGCGTTAGCCAAAGCAGCCCAGCCCAGATGGCAGGCCATGAGCCGCCCCTTTCGGCTCCGCTGAAACTGTCATTCGACTACACCCGTTCAGTCGGTCCGGTCCTGAGTCAGTTCTTCACCGCGCTGCGCGGACGACGCATCGTCGGCACCCGCGGTTCGGACGGCCGGGTACACGTCCCGCCCGCCGAGTATGACCCTGTCACGTACGAGGCCCTGACCGAGGTGGTTCCGGTTTCCAGTGTCGGCACCGTGGTGTCGTGGACCTGGCAGCCCGAGCCCCTGGAAGGCCAGCCCCTGCAGCGTCCGTTCGCCTGGGCGCTGATCAAGCTGGACGGCGCCGACACCCCGCTGTTGCACGCCGTCGATCTGGGCGAAGGCGCCGCGGCGGCCTCCCTCGAGTCCGGCGATCGCGTCCGCGCGCACTGGGTCGACGAGCCTGTCGGTGCCATCACGGACATCGCGTACTTCGTGCCCGGGGAAGACGCTGTAGAACCATTGCCGGCCGACGATCGCGACCCCGTGACCATGCTGGTCTCGCCGTCGTCCATCGAAATCCAGCACACCGCTTCACTTCCCGAGAGCACCTTCCTGCGCGGCCTGCAGGAGGGCAAGCTGCTCGGTGGCCGCACCAAGGTCGGCCGCGACGGCAAGCCGGGCCCGGTGCTGTTCCCGCCGAAGGAGGCCGACCCGGCCACCGGCATGGTCCTCGACGAGTTCGTCGAGCTGCCCGACCGCGGCACCGTCACGACCTTCGCGATCATCAACATCCCGTTCCCGGGTCAGCGCATCAAGCCGCCGTATGTGGCCGCCTACGTGCTGCTCGACGGTGCCGACATCCCGTTCCTGCACCTGGTCACCGAGATCGACGCGGCCGACGTCCGGATGGGCATGCGGGTCGAGGCGGTGTGGAAGCCCCGTGAGGAATGGGGCCTGGGCATCGACAACATCTCGCACTTCAAACCGTCCGGCGAACCCGACGCCGACTACGACTCGTACAAGCACCACCTGTAA
- a CDS encoding thiolase domain-containing protein codes for MTSSDVAVVGFAHAPHVRRTDGTTNGVEMLMPCFAKLFTELGLQQTDIGFWCSGSSDYLAGRAFSFISAIDSIGAVPPINESHVEMDAAWALYEAYIKILTGEVDTALVYGFGKGSAGTLRRVLALQTDPYTVSPLWPDAVSMAGLQARFGLDAGKWTAEQMAQVALDSFAVAERVDRLESAASVSELLSRPFFADPLRRHDIAPITDGASAIVLASADKARELRENPAWITGFEHRIETPILGARDLTVSTSTAASAAAATGGDPGSIDIAELHAPFSHQQLILTEAIGLKDSTKINPSGGALAANPMFSAGLERIGFAAEHIFNGSANRVLAHATSGPALQQNLIAVLEGKN; via the coding sequence ATGACTTCCAGCGATGTAGCTGTCGTCGGGTTCGCGCATGCCCCGCATGTGCGCCGCACCGACGGCACCACGAACGGCGTCGAGATGCTGATGCCGTGCTTTGCCAAGCTGTTCACCGAATTGGGCCTGCAGCAGACCGACATCGGCTTCTGGTGCTCAGGTTCTTCGGATTACCTTGCCGGCCGGGCATTCTCGTTCATCTCGGCCATCGACTCCATCGGCGCGGTGCCGCCGATCAACGAGTCGCACGTCGAGATGGACGCCGCGTGGGCGCTGTACGAGGCCTACATCAAGATCCTGACGGGCGAGGTCGACACCGCGCTGGTCTACGGCTTCGGCAAGGGCAGCGCCGGCACCCTGCGCCGGGTGCTGGCCCTGCAGACCGACCCGTACACCGTCTCGCCGCTGTGGCCGGACGCCGTCTCGATGGCGGGGCTGCAGGCCCGGTTCGGCCTGGACGCCGGCAAGTGGACCGCCGAGCAGATGGCGCAGGTGGCGCTGGACTCGTTCGCCGTCGCCGAGCGCGTCGACCGTCTCGAGTCCGCAGCCAGCGTCAGCGAGCTGCTGTCCCGGCCGTTCTTCGCCGACCCGCTGCGCCGTCACGACATCGCGCCGATCACCGACGGCGCGTCCGCGATCGTGCTGGCCTCGGCCGACAAGGCGCGCGAACTGCGCGAAAACCCGGCCTGGATAACCGGTTTCGAGCACCGCATCGAGACCCCGATCCTGGGTGCCCGTGATCTCACGGTCTCGACGTCGACCGCCGCTTCGGCCGCCGCCGCCACGGGCGGGGACCCCGGTTCGATCGACATCGCCGAACTGCACGCGCCGTTCAGCCACCAGCAGCTGATCCTCACCGAGGCGATCGGGCTCAAGGACTCGACCAAGATCAACCCGTCGGGTGGCGCGTTGGCCGCCAACCCGATGTTCTCCGCCGGCCTGGAGCGCATCGGCTTCGCCGCCGAGCACATCTTCAACGGCTCGGCGAACCGCGTGCTGGCCCACGCCACGAGTGGTCCTGCGCTGCAACAGAATCTGATTGCCGTCCTGGAGGGTAAGAACTGA
- a CDS encoding thiolase domain-containing protein, with translation MANKAAVLGTGQTKYVAKRSDVSMNGLVREAIDRALADSGCTMADIDAVVVGKAPDFFEGVMMPELFMADATGATNKPLIRVHTAGSVGGSTAIVAASLVKSGKYRRVLTMAWEKQSESNAMWALSIPVPFTKPVGAGAGGYFAPHVRAYIRRSGAPENIGAMVAVKDRLNGAKNPLAHLHQPDITVEKVMSSQMLWDPIRFDETCPSSDGAAALVIGNEEVADARVAEGHPVAWIHATALRTEPLAYSGRDQVNPQAGRDAAAALWRDAGITSPIDEIDCAEVYVPFSWYEPMWLENLGFAPEGEGWKLTQAGETAIGGKIPFNASGGVLSSNPIGASGMIRFAESAIQVMGKAGDHQVEGARKALGHAYGGGAQYYSMWVVSSDKPGKN, from the coding sequence ATGGCGAACAAAGCTGCCGTCCTCGGTACGGGACAGACCAAGTACGTCGCCAAGCGTTCCGACGTCTCGATGAACGGCCTGGTGCGCGAGGCCATCGATAGAGCGCTCGCCGACTCCGGTTGCACCATGGCCGATATCGACGCCGTCGTCGTCGGTAAGGCACCGGACTTCTTCGAGGGCGTCATGATGCCCGAGCTGTTCATGGCCGACGCCACCGGCGCCACCAACAAGCCGCTGATCCGCGTGCACACCGCCGGTTCGGTGGGTGGCTCGACCGCGATCGTCGCCGCCAGCCTGGTGAAGTCCGGCAAGTACCGCCGCGTGCTGACCATGGCGTGGGAGAAGCAGTCCGAATCGAATGCCATGTGGGCACTGTCGATTCCGGTGCCGTTCACCAAGCCGGTCGGCGCGGGCGCGGGCGGCTACTTCGCCCCGCACGTGCGGGCCTACATCCGTCGCTCGGGCGCACCGGAGAACATCGGCGCCATGGTCGCGGTCAAGGACCGGCTCAATGGCGCCAAGAATCCGCTGGCGCACCTGCACCAGCCCGACATCACCGTCGAGAAGGTGATGTCGTCGCAGATGCTCTGGGACCCGATCCGTTTCGACGAGACCTGCCCGTCGTCCGACGGTGCGGCCGCGCTGGTGATCGGCAACGAGGAAGTGGCCGACGCCCGCGTCGCCGAGGGACATCCGGTGGCCTGGATCCACGCCACCGCGCTGCGCACCGAACCGCTGGCCTACTCGGGCCGCGATCAGGTGAACCCGCAGGCCGGCCGCGACGCGGCCGCCGCCCTGTGGCGCGATGCCGGGATCACCAGCCCGATCGACGAAATCGATTGCGCCGAGGTCTATGTGCCGTTCTCGTGGTACGAGCCGATGTGGCTGGAGAACCTGGGCTTCGCGCCCGAAGGTGAAGGCTGGAAGCTGACGCAGGCGGGCGAGACCGCCATCGGCGGCAAGATTCCGTTCAACGCCTCCGGCGGTGTGCTCTCGTCGAATCCCATTGGCGCATCCGGCATGATCCGCTTCGCCGAGTCGGCCATCCAGGTCATGGGTAAGGCCGGCGACCACCAGGTCGAGGGCGCCCGCAAGGCACTGGGCCACGCGTACGGCGGTGGCGCACAGTACTACTCGATGTGGGTCGTCTCGAGCGACAAGCCTGGAAAGAACTGA
- a CDS encoding nuclear transport factor 2 family protein has product MTVSDPNHPAHLAGKRSRDAVAARDKEAWLANFADDAIVQDPIGPSFLDPEGKGHRGKEAISAFWDKAIAPTDSLVFNFETTYQCGDEEANVGNIVTTIGGHDFTTHGVFTYRANEAGQLLALRAFWEAPRTS; this is encoded by the coding sequence ATGACGGTTTCCGATCCGAATCATCCCGCACACCTGGCCGGCAAACGGTCGCGCGATGCCGTCGCCGCCCGCGACAAGGAGGCCTGGCTGGCCAACTTCGCCGACGACGCCATCGTGCAGGACCCGATCGGGCCGTCGTTCCTCGATCCCGAGGGCAAGGGACACCGCGGTAAGGAAGCCATCTCGGCCTTCTGGGACAAGGCAATCGCGCCCACCGACAGTCTTGTGTTCAACTTCGAGACCACCTATCAGTGCGGTGACGAGGAAGCGAACGTCGGCAACATCGTGACCACCATCGGCGGGCACGACTTCACCACCCACGGCGTCTTCACCTACCGCGCCAACGAAGCCGGGCAGCTACTGGCACTGCGCGCCTTCTGGGAAGCGCCGCGTACCTCGTGA
- a CDS encoding gamma carbonic anhydrase family protein — translation MPLYSFEGRSPVVDPTAFIAPTAVLIGDVRVEAGASVWFNAVLRADYAPVVIRNGANVQDGSVLHAPPGIPVDIGPGATIAHLCVVHGAHVGAEALIANNSTILDGAVIGRRSLVAAHSLVVAGTKIPDEVLVVGSPAKIRGPIAGTGAEAWINTNPQAYRELAERYLAGLEEL, via the coding sequence ATGCCGCTTTACTCGTTCGAGGGCCGAAGCCCGGTCGTCGACCCCACGGCGTTCATCGCCCCCACCGCCGTCCTGATCGGCGATGTTCGTGTCGAAGCCGGGGCCTCGGTGTGGTTCAACGCGGTTCTGCGCGCCGATTACGCGCCCGTCGTCATCCGCAACGGTGCAAACGTGCAGGACGGGTCCGTGCTGCACGCTCCGCCCGGCATTCCGGTCGACATCGGGCCCGGCGCGACCATCGCCCACCTGTGCGTCGTGCACGGCGCCCATGTCGGTGCCGAAGCGCTGATCGCCAACAACAGCACCATCCTCGACGGCGCGGTGATCGGCAGGCGCAGCCTGGTCGCGGCCCATTCGCTGGTGGTCGCCGGGACCAAGATCCCCGACGAAGTGCTGGTCGTGGGTTCGCCGGCCAAGATTCGCGGCCCGATCGCCGGGACCGGCGCCGAGGCGTGGATCAATACCAACCCGCAGGCCTACCGCGAGCTGGCCGAGCGTTACCTGGCGGGGCTGGAAGAGCTGTAG
- a CDS encoding Rieske 2Fe-2S domain-containing protein — protein sequence MSTETAGVREIDTGALPDRFARGWHCVGPVKNFLDGKPHSFEAFGTKLVVFADSKGDLKILDGYCRHMGGDLSQGTIKGDAVACPFHDWRWGGDGKCQLVPYAKRTPRLARTRAWQTDVRGGLLFVWHDHEGNGPTDEVRIPEIPEAASDEWTDWQWNSMLIEGSNCREIIDNVTDMAHFFYIHYGLPTYFKNVFEGHIASQYLHNVGRPDIGGMGTQYGEAHLDSEASYFGPSFMINWLHNNYSGYKAESILINCHYPVSQDAFVLQWGVIVEKPKGMDEKTTQKLADAMTDGVSKGFMQDVEIWKHKTRIDNPLLVEEDGAVYQMRRWYQQFYVDVADITPDMTDRFELEIDTTVANEKWQGEVAENLRLQAEAKESAEQTS from the coding sequence GTGAGCACCGAAACCGCGGGGGTTCGCGAGATCGATACCGGCGCGCTGCCGGACCGCTTTGCCCGTGGATGGCACTGCGTGGGTCCTGTGAAGAACTTCCTGGACGGCAAGCCGCATTCTTTCGAGGCGTTCGGCACCAAATTGGTGGTGTTCGCGGACTCGAAAGGCGACCTGAAAATCCTGGACGGCTACTGCCGCCACATGGGCGGGGACCTGTCGCAGGGCACCATCAAAGGTGACGCGGTCGCCTGCCCGTTCCACGACTGGCGCTGGGGCGGGGACGGCAAATGCCAACTGGTGCCCTACGCCAAGCGCACGCCGCGCCTGGCCCGCACCCGCGCCTGGCAGACCGACGTGCGCGGCGGCCTGCTGTTCGTCTGGCACGACCACGAGGGCAACGGCCCCACCGACGAGGTCCGCATCCCGGAGATCCCCGAAGCCGCCAGCGACGAGTGGACCGACTGGCAGTGGAACTCGATGCTCATCGAGGGCAGCAACTGCCGCGAGATCATCGACAACGTCACCGACATGGCGCACTTCTTCTACATCCACTACGGCCTGCCGACGTACTTCAAGAACGTCTTCGAAGGCCACATCGCCAGCCAGTACCTGCACAACGTGGGACGCCCCGACATCGGCGGCATGGGCACCCAGTACGGCGAAGCGCACCTGGATTCGGAGGCCTCGTACTTCGGGCCGTCGTTCATGATCAACTGGCTGCACAACAACTACAGCGGCTACAAGGCCGAGTCGATCCTGATCAACTGCCACTACCCGGTCAGCCAGGACGCCTTCGTGCTGCAGTGGGGCGTCATCGTCGAAAAGCCCAAGGGCATGGACGAAAAGACCACCCAGAAGCTCGCCGACGCCATGACCGACGGGGTCAGCAAGGGCTTCATGCAGGACGTCGAAATCTGGAAGCACAAGACCCGCATCGACAACCCGCTGCTGGTCGAAGAAGACGGCGCGGTCTACCAGATGCGCCGCTGGTACCAGCAGTTCTACGTCGACGTCGCCGACATCACCCCGGACATGACCGACCGCTTCGAGTTGGAGATCGACACCACCGTCGCCAACGAGAAATGGCAGGGCGAAGTGGCCGAGAACCTGCGCCTGCAGGCCGAGGCCAAGGAATCCGCAGAGCAGACCAGCTGA